CCGGGCGGCGCCGGCTGCTCGTTGCACCGCGCTGCCCTCGATCGCGGCGAGCGGCCGCTCGACCTGAAGCCCAACGTGTGCTGGCAGGTGCCGTTGCGGCGGGAGGACACGACTGACGACGCGGGCCATGTCACCTCCACCGTGCGCCAGTGGGACCGCAAGCACTGGGGCGAAGGCGGCGACGAGTTCCACTGGTGGTGCACGGAGTCGCCCGAGGCGTTCGTGGGCGCCGTGCCGGTCTACGCCGAGATGCGCCACGAGCTGGTGGAGCTGACCAGCGAGGCGGCCTACGACATGTTCGTGTCGTACGTGGCCACACGAACCACCACGTTCCTGCCCCACCCGGCGCTGAAGCGATGAACCCGGCGGCCCCCGACGACATCCTGGCCGACTACGAGGCCGAGCAGCAGGCGCTCTACGACGTGCTCCTGGGGCTCAGCGACGAGCAGTGGCGCCTGCCCACGCCTGCCGAAGGGTGGGACGTGCGCGACTCGGTGTCGCACCTGGCCGACACCGAGGAGGTCGCCGTCGACACCATGACCGACGGCCCGCGGTCGTTGAACGTGGAGGCCGCCCGCTACGGCAGCGGCGAGGCCTTCACCGAGGCGGGCTGCGAGCGGGGCCGGACGATGAGCGGTCCCGAGGTGCGGGAGTGGTGGTGGACCGCCGCGGCGCGGTGCCGGACCGAGCTGGCGGCCTTCGACCGCAAGGGGCGGGTGCCGTGGGGGCTCGGCATGGGTTGGCGGGCGTTCGTGACCGCCCGGCTCATGGAGCACTGGGCTCACGGGCTCGACGTGCGCACTGCCGTGGGTGCGGCGGCCGACGACACCGACCGGCTGCGCCACATCGCCTGGATCTGCGTCAACGCCCTGCCGTATGCGTTCCGGGTGGCCGACGTGACGCCGCCTGCTGACCGCACGCTGCGGGTGGAGGTCACCGGCCCGTCAGGCGACATGTGGGCGTTCGGACCCGACGACGCCACCGACCGCGTCACCGGCCCCGCAGGCGAGTGGTGCCGACTGGCGGTGCAGCGCATCACCCGGGCGGAAGCGCCGGGACTGGAGGCCGACGGCCCGCTGGCCGAGCTGGCCCTGTCGCACGCCCGCGCCTTCCTGTAGGCCGAGCGCTTCTGGCACCGAGATCGCGCCCGTGGGGCGGCGATCTCGGTTCCAGAACGGATCACATCA
The nucleotide sequence above comes from Acidimicrobiales bacterium. Encoded proteins:
- a CDS encoding maleylpyruvate isomerase family mycothiol-dependent enzyme, which encodes MNPAAPDDILADYEAEQQALYDVLLGLSDEQWRLPTPAEGWDVRDSVSHLADTEEVAVDTMTDGPRSLNVEAARYGSGEAFTEAGCERGRTMSGPEVREWWWTAAARCRTELAAFDRKGRVPWGLGMGWRAFVTARLMEHWAHGLDVRTAVGAAADDTDRLRHIAWICVNALPYAFRVADVTPPADRTLRVEVTGPSGDMWAFGPDDATDRVTGPAGEWCRLAVQRITRAEAPGLEADGPLAELALSHARAFL